Proteins found in one Coffea eugenioides isolate CCC68of chromosome 5, Ceug_1.0, whole genome shotgun sequence genomic segment:
- the LOC113770160 gene encoding phosphatidylinositol/phosphatidylcholine transfer protein SFH9, which produces MVFITEESIKEFQTLMEEIAEPLKKTFQNVHQGYPSGTLIRFLKARDGNVSKAHKMLVDSLNWRIQNEIDDILTKPIIPTDLYRGLRDSYLMGMSGYSKEGLPVIAIGVGLSMFDKASIHYYIQSHIQMNEYRDRVILPSATKKFGRHISTCIKVLDMTGLKLSALNHIKITTVLSTIDDQNYPEKTDTYFIVNAPYIFSACWKVVRPLLQERTRKKVQVLSGSGRDELLKIMDYASLPHFCKKEGSSSSRYSRNGTYDDCFSLDHSFHEQLYNYTKEQAKLLEADALIKQGSFHVDFPEPDPEGAKIAQTIETEFQRLGNQNGVSNSLRGIKINAD; this is translated from the exons ATGGTGTTCATCACTGAAGAAAGTATCAAGGAATTTCAAACTCTGATGGAAGAAA TTGCTGAGCCGCTCAAGAAGACTTTTCAG AATGTGCATCAAGGATACCCATCTGGGACCCTCATCAGGTTTCTAAAAGCAAGGGATGGGAATGTCTCCAAAGCTCATAAAATG ctTGTTGACAGTTTAAACTGGAGGatccaaaatgaaattgatgatataTTGACG AAACCTATTATCCCCACTGATTTGTACAGAGGACTGAGAGATTCCTATCTTATGGGAATGTCAGGATACTCAAAGGAG GGTCTTCCTGTCATTGCTATTGGTGTGGGGCTCAGCATGTTTGACAAAGCATCT ATTCACTACTATATTCAGTCTCACATCCAAATGAATGAATATAGAGACCGTGTGATATTG CCTTCTGCAACAAAGAAATTTGGGCGACATATCAGCACTTGTATAAAGGTCTTGGACATGACTGGTTTGAAGCTTTCTGCATTGAACCACATCAAG ATAACGACTGTTCTATCTACAATAGATGACCAGAATTACCCAGAGAAGACAGACACTTATTTCATTGTAAATGCCCCATACATATTTTCAGCGTGTTGGAAG GTAGTGAGACCTCTTTTGCAAGAAAGAACAAGGAAGAAAGTTCAAGTGCTCTCAGGGAGTGGAAGAGATGAGTTATTGAAG ATTATGGATTATGCATCTCTCCCACATTTTTGTAAAAAGGAAGGCTCTAGCTCATCTCGGTATTCTAGAAATGGAACATATGATGACTGTTTCTCCTTGGACCATAGTTTCCATGAACAGCTGTACAACTACACAAAGGAGCAAGCTAAGCTCCTAGAGGCTGATGCACTCATCAAACAGGGTTCATTCCATGTGGATTTCCCGGAGCCAGATCCAGAGGGTGCCAAGATTGCTCAAACTATAGAGACAGAGTTCCAGAGGCTTGGGAATCAAAATGGGGTTTCAAATTCATTACGTGGCATCAAGATCAATGCTGACTGA